One stretch of Streptomyces sp. 135 DNA includes these proteins:
- a CDS encoding GAF domain-containing protein, which yields MPDGAEAPLPPMPLLEAVLSVGTDLGLHATLQHIVDSAARLTGAEYGTLDVGGAGAGAGGVSAHEGPAEEAGGDVIRVPIPVQDEAFGDLLLAKKTRGPFTDEDRQLLKVLASQAGIAIGNARLFEAARQRERWIEGAAAVTTALLTGEAAADALMTVADRARILAGAAAGVILQPTEAGGMRIVAASTDGEPHGWGASAGDRPPDTGPATATTTPRTDRTDQADQVNRANRANRADPTEKTPPPDTDTSPGTEPPSPGPSPGPTPSPPTYDDLIGTTIEPGSAVLTQLLGGEPVFIEDSATDPRMTTHVRVRFGPSMMLPLQAGGRLIGTLALPRRRGAPAYTAAERLLATQFASQAALALVLADAQQSRERLAVFEDRDRIARDLHDLVVQRLFATGMMLESTRRKARSTKVESTLDQAVDELESTIQEVRTAIFALQQPPADAPTTFRGKVLRETAGAAALLGVQPSVHFAGAVDTRIADPAGSHLLAALRRALAAVSRRTGVTRVDVAVDARATLPDGREGVRLTVYDDGATDGVEAGTTVTWQAPL from the coding sequence ATGCCCGACGGAGCGGAGGCGCCGCTGCCGCCGATGCCACTGCTGGAGGCCGTCCTCAGCGTCGGCACGGATCTCGGCCTGCACGCCACGCTCCAGCACATCGTGGACAGCGCGGCCCGGCTGACCGGGGCGGAGTACGGCACACTCGACGTCGGCGGTGCCGGTGCCGGCGCCGGCGGAGTGTCCGCCCACGAAGGCCCCGCCGAGGAGGCGGGCGGTGACGTCATCCGCGTACCGATCCCCGTCCAGGACGAGGCGTTCGGCGACCTCCTGCTCGCGAAGAAGACGCGGGGGCCGTTCACCGACGAGGACCGGCAGCTCCTGAAGGTCCTGGCGAGCCAGGCGGGCATCGCGATCGGCAACGCCCGCCTGTTCGAGGCGGCCCGGCAGCGGGAGCGCTGGATCGAGGGCGCGGCGGCGGTCACCACGGCCCTGCTCACCGGCGAGGCGGCGGCCGACGCGCTGATGACGGTCGCGGACCGGGCACGGATCCTCGCGGGCGCGGCGGCGGGCGTGATCCTGCAGCCCACGGAGGCGGGCGGCATGCGGATCGTCGCCGCCTCCACGGACGGCGAACCCCACGGCTGGGGCGCCTCGGCGGGCGACCGCCCCCCGGACACCGGGCCCGCCACGGCGACCACGACGCCCCGGACGGACCGGACGGACCAGGCGGACCAGGTGAACCGGGCGAACCGGGCGAACCGGGCAGACCCGACGGAGAAGACCCCGCCGCCCGACACCGACACCTCCCCCGGCACAGAACCCCCCAGCCCAGGCCCAAGCCCCGGCCCCACGCCCTCACCACCCACCTACGACGACCTCATCGGCACCACCATCGAACCCGGCAGCGCGGTCCTCACCCAACTGCTCGGCGGCGAACCGGTGTTCATCGAGGACTCCGCGACCGACCCCCGGATGACGACCCACGTACGCGTCCGTTTCGGCCCCAGCATGATGCTGCCGCTCCAGGCCGGCGGCCGGCTCATCGGGACGCTCGCGCTGCCCCGCAGACGGGGCGCCCCCGCCTACACCGCCGCCGAGCGGCTGCTCGCCACCCAGTTCGCCTCGCAGGCCGCCCTCGCGCTGGTCCTCGCCGACGCCCAGCAGAGCAGGGAGCGCCTCGCGGTCTTCGAGGACCGCGACCGCATCGCCCGCGACCTGCACGACCTCGTCGTCCAGCGCCTCTTCGCGACCGGGATGATGCTGGAGTCGACCCGCCGCAAGGCCCGGTCGACGAAGGTCGAGTCCACCCTCGACCAGGCCGTCGACGAGCTGGAGTCCACCATCCAGGAGGTCCGCACGGCCATCTTCGCCCTCCAGCAGCCGCCCGCCGACGCCCCGACCACCTTCCGCGGCAAGGTCCTGCGCGAGACGGCGGGCGCCGCCGCGCTCCTCGGCGTCCAGCCCTCGGTGCACTTCGCCGGCGCGGTCGACACCCGGATCGCGGACCCGGCGGGGAGCCATCTCCTCGCCGCCCTGCGCCGGGCCCTGGCCGCCGTGTCGCGCCGTACCGGCGTCACCCGGGTCGACGTGGCGGTCGACGCGCGGGCCACGCTCCCCGACGGCCGCGAAGGCGTACGTCTGACGGTGTACGACGACGGGGCCACGGACGGCGTGGAGGCGGGCACGACGGTCACCTGGCAGGCACCGCTGTAG
- a CDS encoding acyl-CoA synthetase translates to MDPLFPTLSAPHARAADEALRFGDRTLSHAELAAVSGALASRLRGAGRVAVWATPSLETAVAVVAALRAGVPAVPLNPKSGGSELAHIVADSAPSLLLAEPGVVLPQALADVTRLDVDMDVRDSGARPETAFPEPDDPEAPALIVYTSGTTGPPKGAVLPRRAIAATLDALADAWQWTGDDVLVHALPLFHVHGLILGTLGPLRHGGSVRHLGRFGTEGVARELGAGATMLFGVPTMYHRIAEALPDEPELAKALAGARLLVSGSAALPVHDHERIASATGRRVIERYGMTETLMNTSVRADGEPRAGAVGVPLPGVDLRLVDEAGEPLPADGPEAVGEIQVRGPNLFTEYLNRPDATAAAFAPGGWFRTGDMAVRDPDGYVRIVGRKATDLIKSGGYKIGAGEIENALLAHAGVREAAVTGEPDPDLGERIVAWVVPADAGAPPPAEELAAHVASSLAPHKRPRVVHYLQALPRNDMGKIMKRALGNGGGKA, encoded by the coding sequence GTGGATCCCCTCTTCCCGACCTTGTCCGCCCCGCACGCGCGAGCCGCCGACGAGGCCCTGCGGTTCGGCGACCGCACGCTGAGCCATGCCGAACTGGCGGCCGTCAGCGGGGCGTTGGCGAGCCGCCTGCGCGGAGCGGGCCGCGTCGCCGTCTGGGCCACGCCCTCCCTGGAGACCGCCGTCGCCGTGGTCGCCGCGCTGCGGGCGGGCGTGCCCGCGGTGCCGCTCAACCCCAAGTCCGGCGGCAGCGAGCTGGCGCACATCGTGGCGGACAGCGCGCCGTCTCTGCTGCTGGCCGAGCCGGGCGTCGTACTGCCGCAGGCACTGGCCGATGTGACGCGGCTCGACGTCGACATGGACGTACGAGACTCCGGGGCTCGCCCGGAAACCGCGTTCCCGGAGCCGGACGACCCCGAGGCCCCCGCCCTGATCGTCTACACCTCCGGCACCACGGGCCCGCCCAAGGGCGCCGTCCTGCCGCGCCGCGCGATCGCCGCCACGCTGGACGCCCTCGCGGACGCCTGGCAGTGGACCGGTGACGACGTACTCGTCCACGCCCTGCCGCTGTTCCACGTGCACGGCCTGATCCTCGGCACGCTGGGCCCGCTGCGGCACGGCGGCAGCGTGCGCCACCTCGGCCGGTTCGGCACCGAGGGCGTGGCGCGCGAGCTGGGCGCCGGGGCGACCATGCTGTTCGGGGTGCCGACGATGTACCACCGGATCGCCGAAGCCCTGCCCGATGAGCCGGAGTTGGCGAAGGCGCTGGCAGGGGCGCGGCTGCTGGTGTCCGGCTCGGCCGCGCTGCCGGTGCACGACCACGAGCGGATCGCGTCGGCCACGGGGCGCCGCGTCATCGAGCGGTACGGCATGACGGAGACCCTCATGAACACCAGCGTCCGCGCGGACGGCGAGCCGCGCGCGGGCGCGGTCGGGGTGCCGCTGCCGGGGGTCGACCTGCGCCTGGTCGACGAGGCGGGCGAGCCGCTCCCGGCGGACGGTCCGGAGGCGGTCGGGGAGATCCAGGTGCGCGGCCCGAACCTCTTCACCGAGTATCTGAACCGCCCCGACGCGACTGCCGCGGCCTTCGCGCCGGGCGGCTGGTTCCGCACGGGCGACATGGCGGTGCGCGACCCCGACGGCTACGTACGGATCGTCGGCCGCAAGGCCACCGACCTCATCAAGAGCGGCGGCTACAAGATCGGCGCCGGTGAGATCGAGAACGCCCTCCTCGCCCATGCCGGGGTGCGGGAGGCCGCGGTCACCGGCGAGCCGGACCCCGACCTTGGCGAGCGGATCGTGGCGTGGGTGGTGCCCGCCGACGCCGGCGCGCCGCCCCCGGCCGAGGAGCTGGCGGCCCACGTCGCGTCCTCGCTCGCCCCGCACAAGCGGCCGCGGGTCGTCCACTACCTCCAGGCGCTGCCCCGCAACGACATGGGCAAGATCATGAAACGCGCCCTCGGGAACGGAGGAGGCAAGGCCTGA
- a CDS encoding S8 family serine peptidase, translating into MTRAPARRRAGVAVVVGLVFALLPAGPSATADDAPEAATPGPRDAAARTVTLITGDKVTVTPLPGGRRTVTVDRPAGASGAVRTQVAGGRVIVVPDEARPYLRSGVLDERLFDVSELIRQGYADRAGARLPLIVTYEKNTRGAARQVPRGARKVRSLPSVAGVAVTAERPAALWRSVRDEASGIEKVWLDGRVEADMARSNEQIGAPKAWEAGLTGKGVKVAVLDTGVDAGHPDLDGRITESRSFVPGEEVADRNGHGTHVASAVGGSGAASEGGKEKGVAPGASLAVGKVLSDEGFGSESEIIAGMEWAAEDVGAKVVSMSLGSQEPSDGTDPMAAAVNALSEETGALFVVAAGNTGTPSSIGSPGAADSALTIGAVDSADRAAYFTSRGPRAGDHALKPDLSAPGVDVLAARSRLTAGEGPYTEMSGTSMATPHVAGVAALLAERHPDWSGARLKDALMSSSERLDASAYTLGAGRVSVPDAVDARITATGSVDLGFYGWPYEDNRPVVREIVYANSSGQSVTLSLAVRGAADGAAELADTTLTVPAHGTASTTVTGDGAKAPVGNTSGHVVASAGGEQVARTAFGLVKEEERYTLTVRVKDRDGAPAPADLVVQRLAEGVDPFPAAVGDSGTLKLRLAPGTYAVSSFLDVRGARGADSLGLGFLADPQITLDRDRAVTLDGRKLREISAEVGRRTETRQLLMEYDRKAGGAELQGAVQVPVKYDGVFAAPTAEVTDGTFEYRTVWRLGKPLVAVKGLREAVAQPGGTIAEGRHKWALVDAGDGTPQAYAGKDVRGKAVVVRRTDAVTPERLGRAAQDAGAAALFVTDDRPGRLNAWFGTDDNADRPLQITTVDAADGARLIAAAKATNGGGRVESVGTVDTPYVYDLSEGHEKAVPKNLTFRPGKRELAVLETKYHAVKPARGGEFRYSITDTFPVGIGFQEKVALPAERTEYVSTGRGQLWHESVSTGPGALEERSGLVTYKGGTRTGLDWFKPVLHPWLGTGLGWGQTRRGDSLEFDVPGWGDSGPDHTGFGDVWNEESMTQVSEVFVDGVSADRRKSSAVYVWDADPAERDYKVVTDTTLDPARWRLATNGHAEWTFRSKRTPADRKARLPLLNLGFDVDTSLSGDVRGGRTVPVGIFSEYVAGAADTGSIGGGELSVSYDEGRTWRAVALDRDGEKAAWTGRLKVPAAADSVSLRASARDDRGGSVTQEIIRAVGVR; encoded by the coding sequence ATGACCAGAGCCCCCGCGCGGCGCAGAGCCGGGGTCGCGGTTGTCGTCGGTCTCGTGTTCGCCCTGCTTCCCGCCGGGCCGAGCGCCACCGCCGACGACGCCCCCGAGGCAGCGACCCCCGGCCCCCGCGACGCCGCCGCCCGCACCGTCACCCTCATCACCGGCGACAAGGTCACCGTCACCCCGCTCCCCGGCGGCAGACGGACCGTCACCGTCGACCGCCCCGCGGGGGCGAGCGGCGCCGTGCGGACGCAGGTGGCGGGCGGTCGCGTGATCGTCGTACCGGATGAGGCGCGGCCGTATCTGCGCTCGGGGGTGCTGGACGAGCGGCTGTTCGACGTGAGTGAGCTGATCCGGCAGGGATACGCCGACCGCGCCGGAGCACGGCTTCCGCTCATCGTCACGTATGAGAAGAACACCCGGGGCGCCGCCCGCCAAGTGCCGCGCGGGGCCCGGAAGGTGCGGTCCCTGCCGAGCGTCGCCGGGGTCGCCGTGACCGCCGAGCGGCCCGCCGCCCTGTGGCGTTCCGTGCGCGACGAGGCGTCCGGCATCGAGAAGGTCTGGCTCGACGGCCGTGTCGAGGCGGACATGGCGCGGAGCAACGAACAGATAGGCGCGCCCAAGGCGTGGGAGGCCGGGCTCACGGGGAAGGGCGTGAAGGTCGCCGTCCTCGACACCGGCGTCGACGCGGGGCACCCGGATCTCGACGGCCGTATCACCGAGAGCAGGAGCTTCGTCCCCGGCGAGGAGGTCGCCGACCGCAACGGCCACGGCACCCACGTGGCGTCCGCCGTCGGCGGCAGCGGCGCCGCCTCCGAGGGAGGCAAGGAGAAGGGGGTCGCGCCCGGCGCCTCCCTGGCCGTCGGCAAGGTGCTCAGCGACGAGGGCTTCGGCAGTGAGTCGGAGATCATCGCGGGCATGGAGTGGGCCGCCGAGGACGTCGGCGCCAAGGTGGTGTCCATGAGCCTCGGTTCGCAGGAGCCCAGCGACGGCACCGACCCGATGGCCGCCGCCGTGAACGCCCTCTCCGAGGAGACCGGCGCCCTCTTCGTCGTCGCGGCCGGGAACACCGGAACGCCCTCCTCCATCGGCTCGCCCGGCGCCGCCGACTCCGCCCTGACCATCGGCGCCGTCGACTCCGCCGACCGGGCCGCGTACTTCACGAGCCGGGGGCCGCGCGCGGGCGACCACGCGCTGAAGCCCGACCTGTCGGCGCCGGGCGTCGACGTCCTCGCGGCCCGCTCCCGGCTCACCGCGGGCGAGGGCCCCTACACGGAGATGAGCGGTACGTCGATGGCGACCCCGCACGTCGCGGGCGTGGCCGCGCTGCTCGCCGAGCGGCACCCCGACTGGAGCGGCGCCCGGCTCAAGGACGCCCTGATGTCCAGCTCCGAGCGACTCGACGCCTCCGCGTACACATTGGGGGCCGGACGGGTCAGCGTGCCCGACGCCGTCGACGCCCGGATCACCGCGACCGGCAGCGTCGACCTCGGCTTCTACGGCTGGCCGTACGAGGACAACCGGCCGGTGGTGAGGGAGATCGTCTACGCCAACTCGTCCGGCCAGTCCGTCACGTTGAGCCTGGCCGTGCGGGGCGCCGCCGACGGGGCCGCCGAACTCGCCGACACCACCCTCACCGTCCCGGCCCACGGCACCGCCTCGACCACCGTCACCGGCGACGGGGCGAAGGCACCCGTCGGGAACACCAGCGGCCACGTCGTCGCGAGCGCCGGCGGCGAACAGGTCGCGCGGACCGCGTTCGGCCTGGTCAAGGAGGAGGAGCGGTACACGCTCACCGTGCGCGTCAAGGACCGTGACGGCGCCCCCGCCCCGGCCGACCTCGTGGTGCAGCGGCTCGCCGAGGGCGTCGACCCGTTCCCGGCCGCCGTGGGTGACTCCGGCACCCTGAAGCTGCGCCTGGCGCCGGGAACGTACGCCGTGTCGTCCTTCCTCGACGTGCGCGGCGCCCGGGGCGCGGACTCGCTCGGCCTCGGCTTCCTCGCCGACCCGCAGATCACCCTCGACCGGGACCGCGCGGTCACCCTCGACGGGCGGAAGCTGCGCGAGATCAGCGCCGAGGTCGGCCGGCGCACCGAGACCCGGCAGCTGCTGATGGAGTACGACAGGAAGGCCGGCGGCGCCGAACTCCAGGGCGCCGTCCAGGTGCCCGTGAAGTACGACGGCGTCTTCGCCGCCCCCACCGCCGAGGTCACCGACGGCACCTTCGAGTACCGCACGGTGTGGCGCCTCGGCAAGCCTCTCGTGGCCGTCAAGGGCCTGCGCGAGGCCGTCGCCCAGCCCGGTGGGACCATCGCCGAGGGGCGCCACAAGTGGGCGCTGGTGGACGCGGGCGACGGGACCCCGCAGGCGTACGCGGGCAAGGACGTGCGGGGCAAGGCCGTCGTCGTACGCCGCACTGACGCGGTGACCCCGGAGCGGCTCGGGCGGGCGGCGCAGGACGCGGGCGCCGCGGCGCTGTTCGTGACGGACGACCGGCCCGGCCGTCTGAACGCCTGGTTCGGCACGGACGACAACGCCGACCGGCCCCTCCAGATCACCACGGTCGACGCCGCCGACGGCGCCCGGCTCATCGCGGCGGCCAAGGCAACCAACGGGGGTGGGAGGGTCGAGAGCGTCGGGACCGTCGATACGCCGTACGTCTACGACCTCTCCGAGGGCCATGAGAAGGCCGTGCCGAAGAACCTGACCTTCCGGCCCGGCAAGCGTGAACTCGCCGTCCTGGAAACGAAGTACCACGCGGTGAAGCCCGCCCGGGGCGGCGAGTTCCGGTACTCGATCACCGACACCTTCCCGGTCGGCATCGGCTTCCAGGAGAAGGTCGCCCTGCCGGCCGAGCGGACGGAGTACGTGTCCACCGGCCGGGGACAGCTGTGGCACGAGTCCGTCTCCACGGGCCCCGGCGCCCTGGAGGAGCGCAGCGGCCTCGTCACCTACAAGGGAGGCACGCGGACCGGCCTGGACTGGTTCAAGCCCGTCCTGCACCCCTGGCTCGGCACCGGCCTCGGCTGGGGCCAGACCCGCCGGGGCGACAGCCTGGAGTTCGACGTGCCCGGCTGGGGCGACTCCGGCCCCGACCACACCGGCTTCGGCGACGTGTGGAACGAGGAGTCGATGACGCAGGTCAGCGAGGTCTTCGTGGACGGTGTCAGCGCCGACCGGCGCAAGAGCTCCGCCGTGTACGTGTGGGACGCGGACCCCGCCGAACGCGACTACAAGGTCGTCACCGACACGACCCTCGACCCGGCGCGGTGGCGGCTCGCCACTAACGGCCACGCCGAGTGGACCTTCAGGTCGAAGCGGACCCCTGCGGACCGGAAGGCCCGCCTGCCGCTGCTCAACCTCGGCTTCGACGTCGACACGTCCCTCTCGGGCGACGTGCGCGGCGGGCGGACCGTGCCCGTCGGCATCTTCTCCGAGTACGTCGCGGGGGCCGCGGACACCGGGAGCATCGGCGGCGGCGAGCTGTCGGTGTCGTACGACGAGGGCAGGACCTGGCGGGCCGTCGCCCTGGACAGGGACGGCGAGAAGGCTGCCTGGACGGGACGGTTGAAGGTGCCGGCCGCTGCCGACTCGGTGTCGCTGCGGGCCTCGGCCCGCGACGACCGGGGCGGGTCCGTGACGCAGGAGATCATCCGGGCGGTGGGGGTGAGGTGA
- a CDS encoding ABATE domain-containing protein, producing MRRVEEFVMEEAALPSAPGEAEHPALALANSAVALPGGHTADLLSSPARAEQWLARRELAPADAGLAEVCATQLRSLREQVRSLMASRAAGLPALPAAVRAINDAMTRVPTASLLLWDEKTGPYRAAPHPTTAIVEHALALIAADTADLLTSPDAARLTACASPPCNRFLLKHGRRQWCSTRCGDRARAARAYARRTATD from the coding sequence ATGAGGAGGGTGGAAGAGTTCGTGATGGAAGAAGCAGCCCTGCCCTCGGCGCCGGGCGAGGCGGAGCACCCCGCCCTGGCCCTGGCCAACAGCGCCGTCGCCCTGCCCGGCGGCCACACGGCCGACCTCCTGAGCAGCCCGGCGCGGGCCGAGCAGTGGCTGGCGCGGCGCGAGCTCGCCCCCGCCGACGCCGGTCTGGCGGAGGTGTGCGCGACGCAACTGCGCTCGCTGCGCGAACAGGTCAGGTCACTGATGGCCTCCCGGGCCGCCGGCCTGCCCGCCCTGCCCGCCGCCGTCAGGGCGATCAACGACGCGATGACCCGGGTCCCCACCGCATCCCTGCTGCTGTGGGACGAGAAGACCGGCCCCTACCGCGCCGCACCCCACCCCACCACCGCGATCGTCGAGCACGCCCTGGCGCTCATCGCCGCCGACACCGCCGACCTGCTCACCTCCCCCGACGCCGCCCGCCTGACCGCCTGCGCCTCCCCGCCCTGCAACCGCTTCCTGCTCAAGCACGGCCGCCGCCAGTGGTGCTCCACCCGCTGCGGCGACCGCGCCCGTGCCGCCCGCGCCTACGCCCGCCGTACCGCGACGGACTGA
- a CDS encoding MFS transporter, with protein MGRLPLTPTRTPPTTAPDPAMSAVQKRTLTVLLASQVLSGVGLAAGVTVAGLLAGQMLHNTSLSGLPIALLTAGSAVAAVVIGRVSQRHGRRPGLAAGYLTGALGGAGVVVAAALGSPALLFVSLFLYGAGTTSNLQARYAGADLAAPHQRARATSTVIVATTAGGVAGPLLATPAGHLATALHPPELTGLFLFSTVAFTLAALTLLIWLRPDPLLLARTLPADSAEGAPADSPARPGPGLLVGVVVLVLSQLVMVAVMTMTPIHMHAHGFGTAASGLVIALHTGSMYLPSPLAGRLVDRFGTTTMSVVTAGTLLTAGGVAALAPGHSFTLITLGLVLLGVGWSFGLVTGTAIVTDSTPLATRAKVQGLVDVAIAVAGAIGGLTSGIVVAFAGYPVLAMLCGVLALAAAPAAIVAARKSSTHAPGTPAATTRRPPVPGG; from the coding sequence ATGGGCCGCCTGCCCCTCACTCCCACCCGCACCCCGCCCACCACCGCTCCCGACCCCGCCATGTCCGCGGTGCAGAAGCGCACCCTGACCGTGCTGCTCGCCTCCCAGGTCCTCAGCGGTGTCGGCCTCGCCGCCGGTGTCACCGTCGCCGGACTGCTGGCCGGGCAGATGCTCCACAACACCTCGCTGTCCGGACTGCCCATCGCCCTGCTCACCGCGGGCTCCGCCGTCGCCGCCGTCGTCATCGGACGCGTCTCCCAGCGTCACGGCCGCCGTCCCGGACTGGCCGCCGGATATCTCACCGGCGCCCTCGGCGGTGCCGGTGTCGTCGTGGCGGCCGCGCTCGGCAGCCCCGCTCTGCTGTTCGTCTCCCTGTTCCTCTACGGCGCCGGCACCACGTCCAACCTCCAGGCCCGGTACGCGGGAGCCGACCTCGCCGCACCCCACCAGCGCGCCCGCGCCACCTCCACCGTCATCGTCGCCACCACCGCCGGCGGCGTCGCCGGACCTCTGCTCGCCACCCCCGCCGGACACCTCGCGACCGCGCTCCACCCGCCCGAGCTGACCGGCCTGTTCCTGTTCTCCACAGTCGCGTTCACGCTGGCCGCCCTCACCCTCCTCATATGGCTGCGCCCCGACCCGCTGCTGCTCGCCCGCACCCTGCCCGCCGACTCCGCCGAGGGCGCGCCCGCGGATTCCCCCGCCCGCCCCGGCCCCGGCCTGCTCGTCGGCGTCGTGGTCCTGGTCCTCAGTCAGCTCGTCATGGTCGCCGTGATGACCATGACCCCCATCCACATGCACGCCCACGGCTTCGGCACCGCCGCCTCCGGGCTGGTCATCGCCCTGCACACGGGTTCCATGTACCTGCCGTCACCGCTGGCAGGCCGCCTTGTCGACCGCTTCGGCACCACCACGATGAGCGTGGTCACCGCCGGCACGCTGCTCACCGCGGGAGGAGTCGCCGCCCTCGCGCCCGGCCACTCCTTCACCCTGATCACCCTCGGCCTCGTCCTGCTCGGTGTCGGCTGGAGCTTCGGCCTGGTCACCGGCACCGCGATCGTCACCGACAGCACGCCCCTGGCCACCCGCGCCAAGGTCCAGGGGCTCGTCGACGTCGCCATCGCTGTCGCGGGCGCCATCGGCGGCCTGACCTCCGGCATCGTCGTGGCCTTCGCCGGCTACCCGGTCCTCGCCATGCTGTGCGGCGTCCTCGCCCTCGCGGCCGCGCCCGCGGCCATCGTCGCCGCCCGCAAGAGCTCCACCCACGCCCCCGGCACACCCGCCGCGACGACGCGGCGGCCCCCCGTACCTGGCGGGTAG
- a CDS encoding MBL fold metallo-hydrolase produces MSSPTPQTSPFPVRVFGGPTALFEYGGLRFLTDPTFDGPGDHQAPAVVLTKTAAPDGSPADLGRVDVVLLSHDEHADNLDTSGRALLADVPLTLTTPGGGERLGEAATGLADWQSVELERRDGGPGTVTVTGVPAIHGPGPREEVEPICGEVVGFVLTGEGLPTVYVSGDNASLDAVREIAERFAPVDTALLFAGAPRFPDVFDGKVIVLDSAQAAQAAKILGAGRVVPVHYDSWAHFTEGRDELVAAFVAAGLTDRVDFGVRG; encoded by the coding sequence GTGTCTTCTCCGACCCCGCAGACCAGCCCGTTCCCCGTCCGGGTCTTCGGTGGCCCGACGGCTCTGTTCGAGTACGGCGGCCTGCGCTTTCTCACCGACCCGACCTTCGACGGCCCCGGCGACCACCAGGCACCGGCCGTCGTGCTGACCAAGACGGCGGCGCCCGACGGCAGCCCGGCCGATCTCGGCCGTGTCGACGTGGTCCTGCTCTCGCACGACGAGCACGCCGACAACCTCGACACCTCGGGCCGGGCCCTGCTCGCCGATGTCCCCCTGACGCTCACCACGCCCGGCGGCGGGGAGCGTCTCGGGGAGGCGGCCACCGGCCTCGCCGACTGGCAGTCGGTCGAGCTGGAGCGCCGGGACGGCGGGCCGGGCACGGTCACGGTGACCGGCGTGCCCGCCATCCACGGCCCCGGCCCGCGCGAGGAGGTCGAGCCGATCTGCGGCGAGGTCGTCGGGTTCGTCCTGACCGGCGAGGGCCTGCCCACCGTCTACGTCAGCGGCGACAACGCCTCGCTCGACGCGGTCAGGGAGATCGCCGAGCGCTTCGCCCCGGTGGACACGGCCCTCCTCTTCGCCGGAGCGCCCCGCTTCCCCGATGTCTTCGACGGCAAGGTGATCGTCCTGGACAGCGCCCAGGCCGCCCAGGCCGCGAAGATCCTCGGTGCCGGCCGCGTGGTCCCCGTCCACTACGACAGCTGGGCCCACTTCACCGAGGGCCGCGACGAGCTCGTCGCCGCCTTCGTCGCCGCCGGTCTCACCGACCGCGTCGACTTCGGCGTCCGTGGCTGA
- a CDS encoding LLM class flavin-dependent oxidoreductase, translating into MTDPIRGTRHGSAPAALSVLDSAMTGTGQTAAQALAGSIELARLADRRGFTRYWMNEHHAMPGVSTSSPPVLLARLTAETSRLRLGAGGIMLPNHPPLVVAEQFGMLGALAPGRIDLGLGRAPGTDHATAAALRRGAGSDEDFPQQVSELLHFLGDDFPAEHPYADRVYAVPGPAQDRLNGVTPPTGRLPVWLLGSSGYSARLAARLGLPFAFAAHFNPRDVVAALRLYREQFTPSQALAEPYALVSFTVAASDDEREARRQAGTLAHAMLRMFQRKSYLLPSPEQVDAYTYDAQERQAVDSWLTHIPHGTPEQVTAHLNQVQRDSGADELMIGSVGHSVQARLRSTELIADAYGMPDSPH; encoded by the coding sequence ATGACCGACCCGATCCGCGGCACCCGCCACGGCTCCGCCCCCGCCGCCCTGTCCGTACTGGACTCCGCCATGACCGGCACCGGCCAGACCGCCGCGCAGGCGCTGGCCGGCAGCATCGAACTCGCCCGGCTCGCCGACCGGCGCGGCTTCACCCGCTACTGGATGAACGAGCACCACGCCATGCCCGGCGTCTCCACCTCCAGCCCGCCCGTCCTGCTGGCCCGGCTCACCGCGGAGACCAGCAGACTGCGGCTCGGCGCGGGCGGGATCATGCTGCCCAACCATCCGCCACTGGTCGTCGCCGAACAGTTCGGCATGCTGGGCGCCCTCGCCCCCGGCCGCATCGACCTGGGCCTGGGCCGCGCCCCGGGCACCGATCACGCCACGGCCGCCGCCCTGCGCCGCGGCGCGGGCAGCGACGAGGACTTCCCCCAGCAGGTAAGCGAGCTGCTGCACTTCCTCGGCGACGACTTCCCGGCCGAGCACCCCTACGCCGACCGCGTATACGCCGTGCCAGGACCGGCCCAGGACCGGCTCAACGGCGTCACCCCGCCCACCGGCCGCCTGCCGGTATGGCTGCTCGGCTCGTCCGGCTACTCGGCGCGGCTCGCCGCCCGGCTCGGCCTGCCGTTCGCCTTCGCCGCGCACTTCAATCCGCGCGACGTCGTGGCCGCCCTGCGCCTGTACCGCGAGCAATTCACTCCGTCTCAGGCCCTGGCCGAGCCGTACGCGCTGGTCAGCTTCACCGTCGCGGCATCCGACGACGAGCGCGAGGCCCGCCGCCAGGCCGGCACCCTCGCGCACGCCATGCTCCGCATGTTCCAGCGCAAGTCCTACCTGCTGCCGTCTCCCGAGCAAGTGGACGCCTACACCTACGACGCCCAGGAACGCCAGGCCGTCGACAGCTGGCTGACCCACATCCCGCACGGCACCCCCGAGCAGGTCACCGCCCACCTGAACCAGGTCCAGCGGGACTCCGGCGCCGACGAACTCATGATCGGCAGCGTCGGCCACTCCGTCCAGGCCCGGCTGCGCTCCACCGAACTGATCGCCGACGCCTACGGCATGCCGGACAGCCCGCACTGA